Proteins encoded in a region of the Mesoflavibacter profundi genome:
- a CDS encoding BrxA/BrxB family bacilliredoxin, translating into MYPAELVKPMREDLTNVGFEELHTPEAVEAALAKEGTTLVVVNSVCGCAAANARPGAKMSLNNPKKPDYAVTVFAGVDKEATNVARQHMVPFPPSSPSMALFKNGELVHMLERHHIEGRPAELIAQNLMDAYNEHC; encoded by the coding sequence ATGTATCCAGCAGAATTAGTAAAACCAATGCGCGAAGACTTAACAAACGTTGGTTTTGAAGAATTACATACACCTGAAGCTGTAGAAGCTGCATTAGCAAAAGAAGGTACAACGTTAGTAGTTGTAAATTCGGTTTGTGGTTGTGCTGCTGCTAACGCACGTCCAGGAGCAAAAATGAGTTTAAACAATCCTAAAAAACCTGACTATGCGGTTACGGTTTTTGCTGGTGTTGATAAAGAAGCTACTAATGTTGCTAGACAACATATGGTACCGTTTCCTCCAAGCTCACCAAGTATGGCGCTTTTTAAAAATGGCGAATTAGTACACATGTTAGAAAGACATCATATTGAAGGTAGACCAGCAGAACTTATTGCTCAAAACCTTATGGATGCTTATAACGAGCATTGCTAA
- a CDS encoding ZIP family metal transporter: MDSIVQYFESIDPILGALYASLFTWIVTAAGASLVFLFKGMNRALLDGMLGFTGGVMVAASFWSLLAPGIEMSPGEGFVKVIPAAVGFALGALFIFGLDKVLPHLHINFKESEKEGVKSPWHRTTLLVLAIALHNIPEGLAVGVLFGGVAAGIPEASIGGAVALALGIGIQNFPEGLAVSMPLRRQGVSKFKSFWYGQMSAIVEPIFAVIGAVAVTFFIPILPYALAFAAGAMIFVVVEEVVPETQRDKYTDIATLGFIGGFIVMMTLDVALG, translated from the coding sequence ATGGATAGTATTGTACAATATTTTGAGTCTATAGACCCAATTTTAGGAGCGTTGTATGCATCGTTATTCACATGGATAGTTACAGCTGCAGGAGCTTCTTTAGTATTTCTTTTTAAAGGAATGAATAGAGCTTTGTTAGATGGTATGCTAGGTTTTACAGGTGGCGTTATGGTTGCTGCCAGTTTTTGGAGCTTATTAGCACCAGGAATAGAAATGAGTCCTGGCGAAGGATTTGTAAAAGTGATTCCTGCTGCGGTAGGATTTGCTTTAGGCGCATTATTTATTTTTGGATTAGATAAAGTATTACCGCATTTACATATCAATTTTAAAGAAAGCGAAAAAGAAGGCGTAAAATCTCCTTGGCACAGAACAACCTTATTAGTATTAGCAATTGCATTACATAACATACCAGAAGGTTTAGCAGTTGGTGTGCTTTTTGGAGGCGTTGCTGCAGGAATACCAGAAGCTAGTATTGGTGGCGCTGTTGCTTTGGCATTGGGAATTGGAATACAAAATTTTCCAGAAGGTTTAGCTGTTTCTATGCCATTAAGACGTCAAGGCGTAAGTAAGTTTAAAAGTTTTTGGTATGGACAGATGAGTGCAATTGTCGAGCCTATTTTTGCAGTTATTGGTGCTGTTGCAGTTACCTTTTTTATTCCAATTTTACCTTATGCATTAGCTTTTGCTGCAGGCGCTATGATTTTTGTAGTTGTAGAAGAAGTCGTGCCAGAAACACAAAGAGATAAATATACAGACATAGCAACCCTTGGATTTATTGGTGGATTTATTGTCATGATGACCTTGGATGTGGCTTTAGGATAA
- a CDS encoding lysophospholipid acyltransferase family protein, with the protein MRKLLAYPLTCIYFLFFGLSLLVFHPIQWFCFNVFGYQTHKKSVDYLNFCLTRCLHFLGCSYQFKVPSDLPKNVPVIIVANHQSMNDIPPIIWFMRRFHVKFISKKELGKGLPSVSYNLRHGGSVLIDRKDAKQALSKIKEMANYIETHNRGVVIFPEGTRSRDGQPKPFQTRGLTTLIEHAPNAYIFPVTINNSWKTLIYGKFPMGIGYRLKYTIHKPLKVSDFDTQTLIETTENTIKNAITFEK; encoded by the coding sequence ATGAGAAAACTTTTAGCTTATCCGTTAACTTGTATTTACTTCCTATTTTTTGGGTTAAGCTTACTTGTTTTTCATCCAATACAATGGTTTTGTTTTAATGTGTTTGGCTATCAAACGCATAAAAAAAGTGTAGATTATCTTAATTTTTGCTTGACACGTTGCTTGCATTTCTTAGGCTGTAGCTATCAGTTTAAAGTGCCAAGCGATTTACCTAAAAATGTTCCAGTAATTATTGTGGCTAATCACCAAAGCATGAACGATATTCCGCCAATAATCTGGTTTATGAGACGTTTTCATGTTAAGTTTATTAGCAAAAAGGAATTAGGTAAAGGTTTACCAAGTGTATCTTATAATCTACGACATGGCGGATCGGTTTTAATAGATCGTAAAGACGCCAAACAAGCACTTAGTAAGATTAAAGAAATGGCAAACTATATAGAAACTCATAATCGTGGAGTTGTTATTTTTCCTGAAGGTACGCGTAGTCGTGATGGACAACCAAAACCATTTCAAACTCGTGGATTAACCACATTAATTGAGCATGCACCAAATGCATATATTTTCCCTGTTACGATAAATAATTCCTGGAAAACATTGATTTACGGGAAATTTCCTATGGGAATTGGTTACCGTCTAAAATATACGATTCATAAACCATTAAAGGTGAGTGATTTCGATACTCAAACACTTATTGAAACCACTGAAAACACCATTAAAAACGCCATCACTTTTGAAAAATAA
- a CDS encoding HD domain-containing protein: MKNNQIIEATKTFVKTTLKDAEGGHDWFHTERVYKNALLISKGETVDELVVALGALLHDIADSKFNNGDDTIGPKIAGEFLMKQNVSTKVINHVIKIIENVSFSSNIDKTDAFKSKELEVIQDADRLDALGAIGIARTFNYGGFKNRALYNPDIKPNLNLTKDEYKASTAPSINHFYEKLLLLKDKMNTKTGRKIAEERHNYMVDFLKQFYAEWHGEK, translated from the coding sequence TTGAAAAATAATCAAATTATTGAAGCTACTAAAACCTTTGTAAAAACCACTTTAAAAGATGCTGAAGGCGGACACGATTGGTTTCATACAGAACGTGTTTACAAGAATGCGTTATTAATTAGTAAAGGTGAAACGGTAGACGAGTTAGTTGTTGCACTTGGTGCCTTATTACACGACATTGCAGACAGCAAATTTAACAATGGAGATGATACTATTGGACCTAAAATAGCTGGAGAATTTTTAATGAAACAAAACGTATCTACCAAAGTAATTAATCACGTTATTAAAATTATTGAAAACGTGTCTTTTAGTTCTAATATAGATAAGACTGATGCATTTAAGTCTAAAGAATTAGAAGTGATACAAGACGCAGATCGTTTGGATGCGCTTGGTGCTATTGGTATTGCACGTACCTTTAATTATGGTGGATTTAAAAATAGAGCACTTTACAATCCTGATATTAAACCTAATTTAAACCTTACAAAAGACGAATATAAAGCATCTACTGCACCAAGTATAAATCATTTTTACGAAAAATTATTATTGTTAAAAGACAAAATGAATACCAAAACTGGTCGTAAAATTGCTGAAGAAAGACACAATTACATGGTCGATTTTTTAAAGCAGTTTTATGCTGAATGGCATGGTGAGAAGTAG
- a CDS encoding TonB-dependent receptor, which produces MKLVSLLISLFSVICVAQNTYTISGTVSSENGSIPYSNVYLENTKIGTTTNENGYFEIKNIASGNYTIVASYVGFKTEKKQITVDKNFKNLSFQLINDQSLDEVVVSGTLKAVNRLESAVPVEVYTPTFFKKNPTPNIFEALQNVNGVRPQLNCNVCNTGDIHINGLEGPYTLVMIDGMPIVSGLSTVYGLSGIPNSLIEQVEIVKGPASSLYGSEAVGGLINIITKSPENAPTVFADSFINSWGELNVDAGFKAKVGEKATLLFGTNYFKYDNPIDNNNDNFTDLTLQDRISIFNKWDFKRQDNRIFSIAGRYFYEDRYGGELQWNKSFRGGNEVYGESIYTSRFEILGKYQLPVNEHINLQFSYSDHDQNSVYGDTPYLAKQRIGFTQLVWDKPLKNHDLLFGAALRYNYYNDNTTATLNADEVTIPSLFVQDEIKLNDKQNLLFGLRYDYDNRHGSILTPRIAYKYKPTEDDIIRLNAGTGFRVVNLFTEDHAALTGARDVIIEETLDPEQSYNINLNYLKKFYTKKGMIFTLDASAWYTYFTNAILPDYDTNPNQIIYDNLDGHSVSKGLSLNFDAIFATGFKANIGATVQDVTQTENNITTRQILTERFTGTWGISYKHYPTHLTIDYTGNVYGPMRLPTLGDLDPRQDYSPTWSIQNIQLTYDKFKNLDIYGGVKNLLDWTPNKGNPFIIARANDPFDENVQFDNNGNVVATPDNPYALTFDPSYVYAPNQGIRVFFGMRYTLK; this is translated from the coding sequence ATGAAGCTAGTTTCGCTCTTAATATCTCTTTTTTCTGTAATATGTGTAGCTCAAAATACATATACAATTTCTGGTACAGTTTCTTCAGAAAACGGAAGTATACCTTACTCTAACGTTTATTTGGAAAACACCAAAATTGGAACTACAACAAATGAAAACGGTTATTTCGAAATTAAAAACATCGCAAGTGGCAATTATACAATTGTTGCATCTTATGTTGGTTTTAAAACTGAAAAGAAACAAATTACAGTTGATAAAAACTTTAAAAACCTATCATTTCAACTTATAAATGACCAATCTTTAGATGAAGTCGTAGTTTCTGGAACATTAAAAGCGGTAAACCGATTAGAAAGTGCTGTTCCAGTAGAAGTGTATACGCCAACATTTTTCAAAAAAAACCCAACTCCAAATATTTTTGAAGCGTTGCAAAACGTAAACGGTGTAAGACCTCAACTTAATTGTAATGTGTGTAATACTGGCGATATACACATTAACGGACTTGAAGGTCCATACACCTTAGTAATGATAGATGGTATGCCGATAGTTAGTGGTTTATCTACTGTTTATGGTTTATCTGGTATACCAAACTCTTTAATAGAACAAGTCGAAATTGTTAAAGGTCCTGCATCTTCTTTATACGGTAGCGAAGCAGTTGGTGGATTAATAAATATTATCACAAAAAGTCCAGAGAATGCGCCAACGGTTTTTGCAGATAGTTTTATAAATTCTTGGGGCGAACTTAATGTTGACGCTGGTTTTAAAGCAAAAGTTGGCGAAAAAGCAACGTTACTGTTTGGAACTAACTACTTTAAATATGATAATCCAATAGATAATAACAACGATAATTTTACAGATTTGACGCTTCAAGACCGAATTTCAATATTTAATAAATGGGATTTTAAACGACAAGATAACCGCATATTTTCTATTGCTGGACGTTATTTTTATGAAGATAGATATGGCGGCGAATTACAATGGAATAAAAGTTTTCGTGGTGGAAACGAAGTTTACGGCGAAAGCATTTACACTAGCCGATTTGAAATTTTAGGTAAGTATCAATTACCAGTTAATGAGCATATCAATCTGCAATTTTCATATTCTGATCATGACCAAAACTCAGTATATGGAGATACGCCATACTTAGCAAAACAACGTATTGGTTTTACGCAATTGGTTTGGGATAAACCTTTAAAAAATCACGATTTATTATTTGGTGCAGCGTTACGATACAACTATTATAACGACAATACAACAGCGACTTTAAATGCAGATGAAGTTACCATACCTTCTCTTTTTGTTCAAGATGAAATTAAGCTAAACGACAAACAAAATTTATTGTTTGGGTTAAGATATGATTATGATAACCGACATGGATCTATTCTAACACCTCGTATTGCTTACAAATACAAACCAACCGAAGACGATATTATTAGACTAAATGCAGGAACAGGTTTTAGAGTTGTAAACCTTTTTACCGAAGATCATGCTGCATTAACTGGTGCAAGAGATGTAATAATTGAAGAAACTTTAGATCCAGAACAATCGTACAATATTAACCTTAACTATCTAAAGAAATTTTACACTAAAAAAGGTATGATTTTCACTTTAGATGCTTCGGCTTGGTATACTTATTTTACTAATGCCATTTTACCAGATTATGATACTAATCCTAATCAAATTATTTACGATAATTTAGATGGACATTCTGTTTCTAAAGGGTTAAGCTTAAACTTTGATGCTATTTTTGCAACAGGTTTTAAAGCAAATATTGGTGCGACAGTACAAGATGTTACCCAAACTGAAAACAACATAACGACACGACAAATTTTAACCGAACGTTTTACAGGAACTTGGGGAATATCATATAAACATTATCCAACGCATCTAACCATTGATTATACGGGTAATGTTTATGGACCAATGCGTTTACCAACTTTAGGCGATTTAGATCCAAGACAAGACTACTCGCCTACTTGGAGCATACAAAACATACAATTAACCTACGATAAGTTTAAAAACCTTGACATTTATGGTGGCGTAAAAAACTTACTAGACTGGACACCAAATAAAGGCAACCCTTTTATCATTGCTAGAGCAAACGATCCTTTTGACGAGAATGTTCAATTTGATAATAATGGTAATGTTGTTGCAACACCAGATAACCCTTATGCATTAACCTTTGACCCATCTTATGTCTATGCACCAAACCAAGGAATTAGAGTGTTTTTTGGGATGCGTTATACTTTAAAGTAA
- a CDS encoding DnaJ domain-containing protein encodes MSGLKWIGATLGWSLGGPIGAIIGLALGSIGDAFADGKGTLLGDGQPKQQRPKYRTRPDYRTQQQKRAQTTSGDFEVSLLILASVVIKADGSQDQRELDYVRMKFVEMYGKDRANKAFRLFKQINNQSINTRQVCLQIKTMMDHAARLQLLHFLFGIAQADEIVIDEEERQIYTIAGYLGISSRDYNSIKAMFYNQSDNAYKILEIDKTATVDQIKRAYRKMVMKYHPDRVEHLGDEHKQGAEAKFRQVQKAYEQLQKERGF; translated from the coding sequence ATGAGCGGATTAAAATGGATTGGTGCCACTTTAGGATGGTCTTTAGGTGGACCAATTGGTGCAATAATCGGATTAGCATTAGGTAGTATTGGCGACGCATTTGCAGATGGTAAAGGAACTTTGTTAGGTGACGGACAACCAAAACAACAAAGACCAAAATACAGAACACGACCAGATTACCGTACACAACAACAAAAAAGAGCGCAAACAACATCAGGAGATTTTGAAGTTAGTTTACTAATCTTAGCTTCTGTAGTGATAAAAGCAGATGGTAGTCAAGACCAACGTGAGCTTGATTATGTTCGTATGAAGTTTGTAGAAATGTATGGCAAGGACAGAGCTAACAAAGCCTTTAGATTATTTAAACAAATTAATAATCAAAGTATAAATACGCGTCAAGTTTGTTTGCAAATCAAAACTATGATGGATCATGCAGCGCGTTTACAACTGCTTCATTTTTTATTTGGTATCGCACAAGCAGATGAGATTGTTATAGATGAAGAAGAGCGTCAAATCTATACCATTGCAGGTTATTTAGGAATTAGCAGTCGTGATTATAATAGTATAAAAGCGATGTTTTATAATCAATCAGATAATGCGTATAAAATTTTAGAAATAGATAAAACTGCAACTGTAGACCAAATAAAAAGAGCGTATCGTAAAATGGTGATGAAATATCATCCTGATCGTGTAGAGCATCTTGGCGACGAACACAAACAAGGCGCAGAAGCGAAGTTTAGACAAGTACAAAAAGCTTACGAACAGTTACAGAAAGAACGTGGGTTTTAA
- the rseP gene encoding RIP metalloprotease RseP: MEFIIKIGQFLLSLSLLIVLHELGHFIPAKAFKTRVEKFYLFFDVKYSLFKKKIGETVYGIGWLPLGGYVKISGMIDESMDTEQMAQEPQPWEFRSKPAWQRLIIMLGGVFVNFLLALIIYIVASFAYGDSDISATSIKDGFLIENQILKDIGFKTGDKIVKIDGEAIEFESDIRKNIIGANNVTISRDGAQQTIDLPVDFLGQLSSSKDRSLFDLRQPFIVKQVLDTSLNKSVDLKKGDIFKTINGQPAQYFDQIQPILEANKGQSVSAVLLRDNSTIERTLEVDNNAKLDIQTITSVKTLEDLGYLKIIRKEYSFTESFGVGLNKFTGQISSYFGQLKAIFNPKTGAYKGVGGFKAIYDIFPDTWSWPAFWSLTAFLSIMLGVLNLLPIPALDGGHVMFLLYEIVSGRKPSEKFLEKAQMVGFFILIALVLFANGNDIVKAIFN, encoded by the coding sequence ATGGAATTTATCATAAAAATAGGGCAATTTTTATTAAGCTTATCTTTACTTATTGTCCTTCACGAATTAGGACATTTTATCCCTGCAAAAGCGTTTAAAACTAGAGTCGAAAAGTTTTACCTTTTTTTTGATGTAAAATACTCTTTATTCAAGAAGAAAATAGGCGAAACGGTTTACGGTATAGGATGGTTACCGTTAGGAGGTTATGTTAAAATCTCTGGAATGATTGACGAAAGTATGGATACCGAGCAAATGGCACAAGAGCCACAACCGTGGGAATTTAGATCTAAACCAGCTTGGCAACGTTTAATTATTATGTTAGGCGGTGTTTTTGTAAACTTTCTATTGGCTTTAATAATTTACATTGTAGCGTCTTTTGCTTATGGCGATTCAGATATTTCTGCAACAAGTATAAAAGATGGTTTTTTAATCGAAAATCAAATTTTAAAAGATATAGGATTTAAAACAGGTGATAAAATTGTTAAGATAGATGGAGAAGCAATTGAGTTTGAATCTGATATAAGAAAAAATATTATAGGCGCTAATAACGTGACAATCTCTAGAGACGGAGCACAACAGACTATAGATTTACCAGTAGATTTTTTAGGTCAATTATCTTCTAGTAAAGACCGTAGTTTGTTTGATTTAAGACAACCTTTTATTGTAAAGCAAGTCTTGGATACTTCGTTAAACAAAAGTGTAGACTTAAAAAAGGGAGATATTTTTAAAACAATTAATGGGCAACCAGCTCAATATTTTGATCAAATTCAACCAATTTTAGAGGCAAATAAAGGACAATCTGTAAGTGCAGTTTTGCTTAGAGATAATTCAACCATAGAAAGGACATTAGAAGTAGATAATAACGCAAAATTAGATATCCAAACCATTACAAGTGTAAAGACACTTGAAGACTTAGGTTATTTAAAAATTATTAGAAAAGAATATTCTTTTACAGAAAGTTTTGGTGTAGGTTTAAACAAATTTACTGGTCAAATAAGTTCTTATTTTGGTCAATTAAAAGCTATTTTTAATCCTAAAACTGGTGCTTATAAAGGTGTAGGAGGATTTAAGGCTATCTATGACATTTTTCCAGATACTTGGAGTTGGCCAGCTTTTTGGAGTTTAACAGCCTTTTTATCGATTATGTTAGGAGTTTTAAATTTATTGCCAATACCTGCATTAGATGGCGGTCATGTTATGTTTTTATTATATGAAATCGTATCTGGACGTAAGCCTAGTGAAAAGTTTTTAGAAAAAGCCCAAATGGTAGGTTTCTTTATTTTAATAGCTTTAGTATTATTTGCAAACGGTAATGATATTGTAAAAGCAATTTTTAATTAA
- a CDS encoding FeoA family protein, which translates to MNHTLDTLKKGEIATIIDVSSKHIPLKLLEMGCLPGNSVQLVQLAPFADPMYLNINGSHLAIRKETAIHILIEKETV; encoded by the coding sequence TTGAATCATACACTTGACACATTAAAAAAAGGAGAAATCGCTACTATAATAGATGTCTCTTCTAAACATATTCCTCTAAAACTTTTAGAAATGGGATGTTTGCCCGGTAATAGTGTTCAATTGGTTCAATTAGCGCCTTTTGCAGATCCAATGTATTTAAACATTAACGGTAGTCATCTGGCAATTAGAAAAGAAACTGCTATTCATATTTTAATTGAAAAAGAAACGGTATGA
- the feoB gene encoding ferrous iron transport protein B, with protein sequence MSKQINVALIGNPNTGKTSVFNALTGLNQKVGNYPGITVEKKEGICKLPRGVKAHIIDLPGTYSLNASSLDENVVIELLLNKNDKDFPDVAVVVSDVENLKRNLLLFTQIKDLEIPTILVINMADRMSYKGISLDIPYLEQELNTKIALISTRKKQGIEGLKDLISNYKDISTTPCLHASEIDSDYFDKLRKAFPNQLLYKLWLVITQDVNFGKTDRNEIEAIASFKTKSKSDLKRLQQKETIKRYQFINNTLKIGQTIDASQAKDLRTRLDRILTHKIFGYAIFFMILLLIFQAIYDWSAVPMDFIDSTFASLSDWVKNTLPEGAFTNLLAEGIISGLGGIVIFIPQIAFLFLFIAILEESGYMSRVVFLMDRIMRRFGLSGKSIVPLISGTACAIPAIMATRNIESWKERLITILVTPFTTCSARLPVYLIIISLVIPEGRFLGLSYQALTLMLLYLLGFGTAIISAYILNKVLKIKSKTFFVVEMPNYKLPLFKNVGLTVLEKTKSFVFGAGKIILAISIILWVLASYGPGENFNNAEDIIKTEYASQNLSQDELDQKIASHKLEHSFIGLTGRAIEPVIRPLGYDWKIGIAIVSSFAAREVFVGTLATIYSVGNDDEDTIKNRMAGEVNPILGGPLFNFASGISLLLFYAFAMQCMSTLAIVKRETNSWKWPVLQLVIMTSIAYITALLAFQFLK encoded by the coding sequence ATGAGTAAGCAAATTAATGTCGCTTTAATAGGTAACCCTAATACAGGTAAAACTTCTGTTTTTAATGCCTTAACAGGATTAAATCAAAAAGTTGGAAACTATCCAGGAATTACTGTTGAAAAAAAAGAAGGTATCTGTAAATTACCAAGAGGCGTTAAAGCGCACATCATTGATTTACCAGGAACTTATAGTCTTAATGCATCTTCGTTAGACGAAAATGTAGTTATCGAACTTCTTTTAAATAAAAACGACAAAGATTTTCCTGACGTTGCTGTAGTAGTAAGTGATGTAGAAAATTTAAAACGAAATCTTTTACTTTTCACACAAATAAAAGATTTAGAAATTCCAACCATCCTTGTGATTAATATGGCAGATAGGATGAGTTACAAAGGTATTTCTTTAGATATTCCTTATTTAGAGCAAGAGTTAAATACCAAAATTGCCTTAATAAGCACAAGAAAAAAACAAGGTATAGAAGGCTTAAAAGATCTAATTTCTAATTACAAAGACATTTCTACAACACCTTGCTTACATGCGTCTGAGATTGATTCTGATTACTTTGACAAACTACGCAAAGCTTTTCCTAACCAATTACTTTATAAATTATGGTTGGTGATTACTCAAGATGTTAATTTCGGAAAAACTGATAGAAACGAAATTGAAGCTATTGCTAGTTTTAAAACCAAATCTAAAAGTGATTTAAAACGTTTACAGCAAAAAGAAACCATAAAACGTTACCAATTTATTAATAACACTTTAAAAATTGGACAAACCATAGATGCAAGTCAGGCTAAAGATTTACGTACAAGATTAGACCGTATCTTAACTCATAAAATATTTGGATACGCCATCTTTTTTATGATTTTGTTGCTAATCTTCCAAGCAATATACGATTGGTCTGCTGTACCAATGGATTTTATTGATAGTACGTTTGCTAGTCTTAGTGATTGGGTTAAAAACACATTACCAGAAGGCGCATTTACTAATTTATTAGCCGAAGGTATTATTTCTGGACTTGGCGGTATTGTTATTTTTATTCCGCAAATCGCATTTTTATTTCTCTTCATAGCTATACTAGAAGAAAGTGGTTACATGAGTCGTGTGGTTTTTTTAATGGATCGTATTATGCGACGTTTTGGACTAAGCGGTAAAAGTATTGTCCCACTAATTTCTGGAACTGCATGTGCCATTCCAGCAATTATGGCAACTCGTAATATAGAAAGCTGGAAAGAACGTCTAATCACCATTTTAGTAACACCTTTTACAACGTGTTCGGCTAGATTACCTGTCTATTTAATTATCATTTCTTTAGTGATTCCAGAAGGACGATTTTTAGGTTTAAGCTACCAAGCATTAACCTTAATGTTGTTGTATTTACTAGGTTTTGGTACTGCAATTATTTCGGCATACATTTTAAATAAGGTGCTAAAAATTAAAAGTAAAACGTTTTTTGTAGTAGAAATGCCAAACTACAAATTACCATTATTTAAAAATGTTGGATTAACAGTATTAGAAAAAACAAAGTCGTTTGTTTTTGGTGCTGGTAAAATTATTTTAGCGATCTCAATTATTCTTTGGGTTTTAGCGTCTTATGGTCCTGGAGAAAACTTTAATAATGCTGAAGACATTATAAAAACCGAATACGCGTCGCAAAATTTATCTCAAGACGAATTAGACCAAAAAATAGCATCTCATAAATTAGAACATTCTTTTATAGGATTAACAGGTCGCGCAATAGAACCTGTAATACGACCTTTAGGTTACGACTGGAAAATAGGGATAGCAATTGTAAGTAGCTTTGCAGCTCGCGAAGTGTTTGTTGGTACATTAGCGACCATTTATAGCGTAGGTAATGATGATGAAGACACTATAAAAAACCGAATGGCAGGTGAAGTAAATCCAATACTTGGCGGACCATTATTTAATTTTGCATCTGGTATTTCTTTATTATTATTCTATGCGTTTGCAATGCAATGTATGAGTACGTTGGCAATTGTAAAACGAGAAACAAACAGCTGGAAGTGGCCAGTTTTACAGCTTGTAATTATGACGTCAATTGCTTATATTACTGCTTTACTAGCTTTTCAATTTTTAAAATAA
- a CDS encoding SCO family protein, with amino-acid sequence MLSFFKAYKKFAIVFGIISIIIISIFYSILNVEKPLPIYQPAMVSTELVDSTIQHQIKYHKIADFSLINQNGDTITQATYKDKIYVADFFFTTCQTICPIMTDNMVDIQKEIKNDEEVLLLSHSVTPQIDSVAQLKRYAIKKGVIDSKWNLVTGDKGEIYRLARKSYLAVKDDGMPDDYGMVHTENFMLIDKKRQIRGYYDGTKKDEIKRLLKDLKTLKKEYQD; translated from the coding sequence ATGCTTTCGTTTTTTAAAGCGTATAAAAAATTTGCTATTGTTTTTGGTATAATTTCAATTATAATTATTTCAATATTTTACAGCATTTTAAATGTAGAAAAACCTTTACCAATTTATCAACCTGCAATGGTAAGTACAGAGTTGGTAGATAGCACCATTCAACACCAAATAAAATATCATAAAATAGCCGATTTTAGTTTAATCAACCAAAACGGAGATACTATTACCCAAGCGACTTATAAAGATAAAATTTACGTTGCCGATTTCTTTTTTACAACCTGTCAAACCATTTGCCCAATTATGACAGATAACATGGTAGATATTCAAAAAGAAATTAAAAATGACGAAGAAGTTTTGCTTCTATCACATTCTGTAACACCACAAATTGACAGTGTAGCACAGCTAAAACGCTACGCTATTAAAAAAGGCGTTATTGATAGTAAATGGAATTTAGTAACCGGAGATAAAGGCGAAATTTACCGATTAGCAAGAAAAAGTTATCTCGCAGTTAAAGACGATGGAATGCCAGACGATTACGGCATGGTACATACCGAAAACTTTATGCTAATAGACAAAAAAAGACAAATTAGAGGCTATTACGATGGTACTAAAAAAGATGAAATTAAACGCCTTTTAAAAGATTTAAAAACGCTAAAAAAAGAATACCAAGATTAG
- a CDS encoding metal-dependent transcriptional regulator encodes MTLSEENYLKAIYHLGKHGTTAVSTNAIAEQMETKASSVTDMVKKLAEKNLVNYVKYQGVSLTKDGKIVATSIIRKHRLWEVFLVQKLNFTWDEVHDVAEQLEHIKSDKLVNQLDAFLEFPTHDPHGDPIPDKNGNMVTREKTILSKVNINSVGVCVGVNDSSSDFLKYLSKHNIALGTSIEVVGKEKFDDSMTIKIEDKTLQISKLISNNIYIKLV; translated from the coding sequence GTGACTTTATCTGAAGAGAATTATTTAAAAGCAATTTATCATCTTGGTAAGCATGGTACAACAGCAGTAAGCACCAATGCAATTGCAGAGCAAATGGAGACCAAAGCGTCTTCTGTAACCGATATGGTTAAAAAATTAGCCGAAAAAAACTTGGTAAATTACGTAAAATATCAAGGTGTTAGCCTAACAAAAGATGGTAAAATTGTAGCGACTTCAATTATTAGAAAACATAGACTTTGGGAAGTGTTTTTAGTGCAAAAGCTTAATTTTACTTGGGACGAAGTGCACGATGTAGCAGAGCAATTAGAGCATATTAAATCTGATAAATTAGTCAATCAATTGGATGCGTTTTTAGAGTTTCCTACGCATGATCCGCATGGAGATCCAATTCCGGATAAAAACGGAAATATGGTTACAAGAGAAAAAACAATTTTATCTAAAGTAAACATTAACAGTGTTGGTGTTTGTGTTGGTGTAAACGATTCTTCATCAGATTTTTTAAAATATCTAAGTAAACATAATATAGCCTTAGGAACTTCTATTGAAGTGGTTGGAAAAGAAAAGTTTGACGACTCTATGACTATAAAAATTGAAGACAAAACACTTCAAATTTCTAAATTAATTTCAAATAACATTTACATAAAACTAGTATAA